One region of Halomicrobium urmianum genomic DNA includes:
- a CDS encoding transposase, with product MSSGHISRRTIFRRIARHPHIEWPAYDSTPLYDRTSTAGLEADVRTVSEQWFRHDAHESVDGFVCSVPLTYFRFEAHDCYAGSTSYHMQTLFRVFLLKECHGWDHETALVEYLSQHSDLCDRLGLEWVPDQSTLWRSWHQRFTADLRDTVETAARTILVKAQNAEVAVPREPERSLPLRGDDTNESDPDNRAILGKAEAITEHASRVAFPAFSLNRGDSCEIHENAYWDLQTYLGLRERLAANEGARSFVYESTRERTPLGHTHRDHIRDLSIVQIREMYRQAIRNLIDEVAETEEFFRAGIAAIDITEADPFTGDRTGHEDEIIGTKENTDEYAYQWATVQLVGNAVPLVLDARPVRKGESRKEIVEDLLNSAEGLVHVDNVLMDREFDSQHVLEMISQRGLSYVVPKRMQTSEKAQAKRLLQRDQDRYETHRKLHLGKNEWHETTLIYRRKEDSEHDDHRQYSVFMTNRGRGHLTEYGYRWEIESGYRSIKRFMAATTSKNFGLRFFYFAFACLLYSIWRAVDLLVQVELTGEYEHAPIVTADNTLTLLKKETGIG from the coding sequence ATGTCTTCAGGTCACATATCTCGCCGAACTATCTTTCGCCGGATTGCCCGACACCCGCACATCGAGTGGCCAGCGTACGATTCAACGCCGTTGTACGATCGAACGTCAACGGCAGGGCTGGAAGCAGACGTTCGCACGGTTTCCGAGCAGTGGTTCAGACACGACGCCCACGAGTCGGTTGATGGGTTCGTCTGTTCGGTTCCGTTAACGTATTTCAGATTCGAAGCGCACGACTGCTACGCAGGCTCTACGTCCTACCATATGCAGACGCTGTTTCGCGTATTCCTCCTGAAAGAATGCCACGGCTGGGACCACGAGACCGCGCTCGTCGAGTACCTCAGCCAACACTCCGATCTCTGCGACCGACTCGGCCTGGAGTGGGTGCCAGATCAGTCGACGCTGTGGCGTAGCTGGCATCAGCGTTTCACCGCCGATCTCCGCGACACCGTCGAGACGGCGGCTCGAACAATTCTCGTCAAAGCGCAGAACGCTGAGGTCGCCGTTCCACGTGAACCAGAACGAAGCCTCCCGCTTCGGGGCGACGATACAAATGAATCGGACCCAGATAATCGAGCTATTCTCGGCAAAGCCGAGGCGATTACCGAGCACGCCAGTCGTGTCGCCTTCCCTGCGTTCTCGTTGAATCGTGGAGACAGCTGTGAGATCCACGAGAACGCCTACTGGGACTTACAGACGTATCTGGGGCTTCGTGAGAGGTTGGCCGCTAACGAGGGTGCTCGCAGTTTCGTATATGAATCAACACGGGAGAGAACACCGCTCGGACACACTCATCGCGACCACATCCGTGATCTCTCTATCGTGCAGATCCGCGAGATGTATCGACAGGCGATCCGGAACCTCATCGACGAGGTCGCAGAAACGGAGGAGTTCTTCCGGGCCGGAATCGCCGCCATAGACATCACCGAGGCAGACCCCTTCACGGGCGACCGCACCGGCCACGAGGACGAGATCATCGGGACGAAAGAGAACACCGACGAATACGCCTATCAGTGGGCCACAGTCCAGTTGGTCGGGAACGCTGTTCCACTCGTGCTTGATGCTCGTCCCGTGCGGAAAGGCGAATCACGCAAGGAAATCGTCGAAGATTTGCTCAACTCTGCTGAGGGCCTCGTTCACGTCGACAACGTCTTGATGGATCGGGAGTTCGATAGCCAGCACGTCTTGGAGATGATCAGCCAGCGTGGGCTCTCCTACGTCGTTCCGAAGCGGATGCAGACCAGCGAGAAAGCCCAGGCCAAGCGGTTGCTCCAGCGAGACCAAGATCGCTATGAAACCCATCGGAAGCTCCATCTCGGAAAGAACGAATGGCACGAGACGACGCTCATCTACCGTCGGAAAGAGGACTCCGAGCACGACGACCATCGGCAGTATTCGGTGTTCATGACGAATAGAGGGAGAGGACACCTCACTGAGTATGGCTACAGGTGGGAAATCGAGAGCGGTTACAGATCGATAAAGCGGTTCATGGCTGCAACGACATCGAAGAATTTCGGGCTTCGATTCTTCTACTTCGCGTTCGCGTGTCTCCTGTACTCGATCTGGCGAGCGGTCGATCTGCTCGTCCAAGTCGAGTTGACTGGTGAGTATGAGCACGCACCGATTGTGACGGCGGATAATACGCTGACGCTGCTGAAGAAGGAGACAGGAATCGGATAG
- a CDS encoding carboxymuconolactone decarboxylase family protein: MHETDKSTDGFRKKTFTVSSFYESAMRLGRSLPQLAHARRGDRVDDAFAEKIMLSTTAVNECQYCTRFHTSLAREAGIDQATIDQILESDVEAAVDDAERPALLFAQRYAEADGNPGPDARAALREAYDPETAADIRAFVHAIYFGNLLGNTYDAARLTISKRTRATRRRLDWVVDAVDGVLTHLREKCPV, translated from the coding sequence ATGCACGAAACGGACAAATCTACGGACGGGTTCCGGAAAAAGACATTTACGGTGTCGTCGTTTTATGAAAGCGCAATGCGACTCGGCCGTTCGCTCCCGCAACTCGCCCACGCTCGCCGGGGCGACAGGGTCGACGACGCCTTCGCTGAGAAGATTATGCTCTCGACCACGGCGGTCAACGAGTGTCAGTATTGTACACGATTCCACACGTCGTTGGCACGTGAGGCGGGAATAGACCAAGCGACGATCGACCAGATCCTCGAGTCGGACGTCGAGGCGGCCGTCGACGACGCCGAACGGCCTGCGCTCCTGTTCGCCCAGCGCTACGCCGAAGCCGATGGTAATCCCGGCCCCGACGCACGGGCGGCGTTACGGGAAGCCTACGACCCGGAGACGGCCGCGGACATCCGTGCCTTCGTCCACGCGATCTACTTTGGGAACTTACTTGGTAACACCTACGACGCAGCGCGGCTCACGATTTCCAAACGAACACGAGCAACCCGTCGCCGTCTCGACTGGGTGGTTGACGCCGTTGACGGGGTTCTAACACACCTGCGCGAGAAGTGTCCGGTCTAA
- a CDS encoding ZIP family metal transporter has translation MATIAGVNWKLVAISWTAFAAMAIGAPLGARAVRSSHPLEPVWGYGLASGAMVTSAALFLVPQALGQHGRLGSLGIAIGFLGGYVGHTVGHRFAHLDLPVDRTATELTVHALSAGAIIGAIYTAMPSLTSILGIALISHKAPAGYAAARRLAERGQSVAPLLLPAAAVGLVALPVGIVGFSPGSELRGLLFGVAAGVFLHVAVDLLPECTTGSETCPVDTADHDGDLHQLQDRLHRHAALSSILGGVAVAIAWSLVI, from the coding sequence GTGGCGACGATCGCCGGTGTCAACTGGAAACTCGTGGCGATATCCTGGACGGCGTTTGCGGCAATGGCCATCGGCGCGCCGCTTGGAGCACGTGCAGTACGGAGCAGCCACCCGTTAGAGCCCGTTTGGGGATACGGGCTGGCCAGCGGCGCGATGGTGACCAGCGCCGCGCTCTTTCTGGTGCCCCAAGCGCTCGGCCAGCACGGCCGCCTCGGTAGCTTGGGTATCGCGATCGGCTTCCTCGGCGGGTATGTCGGTCACACCGTGGGCCACCGCTTTGCACACCTAGACCTACCCGTCGATCGGACGGCGACGGAGCTGACGGTCCACGCCCTCTCGGCTGGGGCCATCATCGGTGCGATCTACACGGCGATGCCGTCGCTCACCTCCATCCTCGGAATCGCGTTGATCTCCCATAAGGCACCCGCGGGATATGCCGCCGCTCGCCGCCTTGCCGAACGCGGGCAGTCCGTCGCGCCCCTCCTGTTGCCCGCAGCGGCGGTCGGCCTCGTTGCCCTCCCGGTGGGTATCGTCGGCTTCTCACCGGGGAGCGAACTACGCGGGCTCCTGTTCGGTGTCGCGGCTGGTGTGTTCCTCCACGTCGCCGTCGACCTGCTCCCCGAGTGCACCACGGGGAGCGAGACGTGCCCGGTCGACACCGCGGACCACGACGGCGACCTTCACCAGTTACAGGACCGACTCCACCGACACGCCGCCCTGAGTTCGATTCTCGGCGGCGTCGCGGTCGCCATCGCGTGGTCGCTCGTAATCTGA
- a CDS encoding ZIP family metal transporter has translation MVVFPGEFYWIAAFAIVAAVVNSAGILAIFQHREWAERSLPYLMCFAAGILITTPLINALPNAIANNADAGFTALGGFLFMYLSNRVIKQRTGEETLAFGVTAAEGIGIHSLVDGVIYTITFKISLLTGVLAGTGLVVHEFAEGVITYLVLLKGDVTERTAATYAFFIAALTTPIGAFVAYPLVSRLGQSHLGLMLGFVSGVLIYVSAAHLLPEAQSYEKEHSMLALLAGVGLALFIVFARAS, from the coding sequence ATGGTAGTGTTTCCAGGAGAGTTCTACTGGATTGCGGCGTTCGCCATCGTCGCCGCAGTGGTGAACAGCGCAGGCATCCTGGCGATCTTTCAACACCGAGAGTGGGCCGAACGATCGCTTCCCTACCTGATGTGCTTTGCTGCGGGAATTCTCATCACGACACCGTTGATCAACGCACTACCGAATGCGATCGCGAACAACGCTGACGCAGGTTTCACAGCTCTGGGCGGGTTCCTCTTCATGTATCTCTCCAACCGGGTGATCAAACAGCGTACCGGCGAGGAGACGCTCGCGTTCGGGGTGACTGCTGCGGAGGGCATCGGGATTCACTCGCTTGTCGATGGAGTAATCTACACTATCACGTTCAAGATTTCCCTTCTGACCGGTGTGCTAGCCGGAACCGGGCTGGTCGTCCACGAATTCGCCGAGGGGGTTATCACCTATCTTGTCTTGCTGAAGGGAGACGTGACGGAACGAACGGCGGCAACGTATGCGTTCTTCATTGCCGCATTGACGACGCCAATCGGCGCCTTCGTCGCCTACCCGCTGGTGAGTCGGCTGGGCCAAAGCCATCTGGGTCTCATGCTTGGGTTCGTTTCAGGAGTGTTGATCTACGTCTCCGCAGCCCATCTGCTCCCGGAGGCCCAGTCCTATGAGAAAGAGCATTCGATGCTCGCCCTCCTAGCTGGTGTCGGCTTGGCGTTGTTCATCGTGTTCGCGCGGGCGTCGTGA
- a CDS encoding Rab5-interacting family protein: protein MDEGTRTDEKREIPEDETIPGSKQPRQAHSIAGQSQPRLGSRILLTWLELTVFGITGGILGTTVGGPPGFIVYLATSLATVGIIFYNVNELVKGWMDVTTSNQ from the coding sequence ATGGACGAAGGTACGCGCACGGACGAGAAACGAGAGATTCCTGAGGACGAAACGATTCCGGGCTCGAAGCAACCGCGCCAGGCCCATTCGATAGCGGGACAGTCACAGCCTCGACTCGGCTCGCGGATTCTGCTCACGTGGCTGGAGTTGACAGTCTTTGGCATCACGGGTGGGATACTCGGTACCACAGTCGGTGGGCCACCAGGATTCATCGTCTATCTCGCCACGTCACTCGCCACCGTCGGGATCATCTTCTACAACGTGAACGAACTGGTTAAAGGCTGGATGGACGTAACCACGAGTAATCAGTAG
- a CDS encoding cytochrome d ubiquinol oxidase subunit II, whose translation MTNPNWLADGPLFGLPLADIWFGLLFFIFAMFLFLDGFDFGAGLLFATRSDEHEREQLLAAIGPFWDGNEVWLVVFGGAMFAAFPAVYANLFSRHYLLMFAILGALIVRGLAPEMYEQREDDRWKRWWGRAFVVGSVTAPFFLGMFTANWLLGSTTIVTLPGIVVGLAVVALTVVDGVAFLRLKTRGNLRADLQTDGYRALGAYLVLIVLVLGYIYVQIPDLRSALLSPLVMLLVVLTLVLAAVYAVATYSDRYYLAFGAGAGLVFALVSIVAALMYPTVDPAVGLTVDSAVVSTIPLNLMTVGAVLLLPLVFLYFGILYSAFSGPIDVEESY comes from the coding sequence ATGACTAACCCGAACTGGCTCGCCGACGGTCCGCTCTTCGGACTCCCACTTGCGGATATCTGGTTCGGACTGCTGTTTTTCATCTTCGCGATGTTTCTGTTTCTCGATGGCTTCGACTTCGGTGCGGGCCTCCTGTTTGCGACCCGCTCGGATGAACACGAACGCGAGCAGCTCCTGGCCGCTATCGGACCGTTCTGGGACGGCAACGAGGTATGGCTGGTCGTCTTCGGCGGAGCCATGTTCGCCGCGTTCCCGGCAGTGTACGCCAACCTGTTCAGTCGCCACTACTTGCTGATGTTCGCCATCCTCGGTGCACTCATCGTTCGAGGACTGGCACCTGAAATGTACGAACAGCGCGAGGACGACCGCTGGAAGCGCTGGTGGGGGCGAGCGTTCGTCGTCGGGAGCGTCACTGCCCCATTTTTTCTCGGGATGTTCACCGCCAACTGGTTACTCGGGTCGACGACGATCGTGACGCTGCCCGGCATCGTCGTCGGTCTCGCCGTTGTCGCACTCACTGTCGTCGACGGGGTCGCGTTCCTGCGGCTGAAAACCCGCGGCAATCTCCGTGCGGACCTCCAGACGGACGGGTACCGTGCTTTGGGCGCGTATCTCGTCCTCATCGTTCTAGTATTGGGATACATTTACGTACAGATACCGGATCTCAGGTCAGCACTGCTTTCTCCCCTCGTCATGCTACTTGTCGTGTTGACGCTCGTTCTCGCCGCGGTGTACGCCGTGGCCACGTACAGCGACCGCTATTATCTCGCGTTCGGCGCAGGTGCAGGTCTGGTTTTCGCCCTAGTCAGCATCGTCGCTGCCCTCATGTATCCGACAGTCGATCCAGCCGTCGGATTGACCGTCGATTCGGCTGTCGTTTCGACGATACCCCTCAATCTTATGACTGTCGGTGCGGTCCTTCTGCTGCCGCTAGTATTTTTGTATTTCGGGATCCTCTACTCGGCGTTCAGTGGGCCGATCGACGTGGAGGAATCGTACTGA
- a CDS encoding cytochrome ubiquinol oxidase subunit I, which translates to MIDPVIASRLQFAVTTIVHIIFPVMSMGLAPFLVYFTWKDIRTGKPIYEQLRRFWTKIFAISFVVGTVTGIVLEFEFGTNFAVFSTTAGDLFGGPLAFEGMMAFMLEATFLGIFVFGRQRVGDALYMASAVLVGIGTWLSAVWILMANSWMQTPRGYELVSENGQQLVTLVDPLAAYFNPRFFWMYVHMQNAAVESVALVMAGVGAYYVFRHHVWGYPVEQVGFWETTLKFGLIALIITAPLQVIHGDLYARHVFETQPQKFAAMEAIWETDSYVPEYIIAFPTSVQDLLDPRAKDIFGIGIPGGASWLASGGDPQATIRGLEEFEGPQPPVALIFWSFRIMVALGFWFILLAFWGAYRWWSGELLEDDLLHKALMVSTPLGILAVHLGWIVTEVGRQPWIIQDVMKTSEGVSSNLSSTEATITLVGFVFVYLVLLVLYLYVVVRLVRAGPPSVSSSATPDRPSDSSTEATVND; encoded by the coding sequence ATGATTGACCCAGTCATCGCAAGCCGACTCCAGTTCGCCGTTACGACCATCGTTCACATCATCTTTCCCGTGATGAGTATGGGGCTTGCCCCGTTTCTCGTCTATTTCACCTGGAAGGATATTCGCACGGGCAAGCCCATCTATGAACAACTCAGACGGTTCTGGACGAAGATCTTCGCGATCTCGTTCGTCGTCGGGACCGTGACGGGCATCGTGCTCGAATTCGAGTTCGGGACGAACTTTGCTGTGTTCTCGACGACCGCCGGGGATCTGTTCGGCGGGCCGCTCGCGTTCGAAGGCATGATGGCGTTTATGCTGGAGGCAACGTTCCTGGGCATCTTCGTGTTCGGCCGCCAGCGGGTCGGCGACGCGCTGTACATGGCCTCGGCGGTTCTGGTCGGTATCGGAACCTGGCTGTCGGCCGTCTGGATCCTGATGGCGAACTCCTGGATGCAGACGCCGCGGGGGTACGAACTGGTCTCGGAGAACGGCCAGCAGCTGGTCACGCTCGTAGACCCACTGGCGGCGTACTTCAATCCGCGATTCTTCTGGATGTACGTTCACATGCAGAACGCCGCCGTCGAGTCGGTGGCGCTCGTTATGGCGGGGGTGGGCGCCTACTACGTCTTCCGCCACCACGTCTGGGGCTATCCGGTCGAACAGGTCGGGTTCTGGGAGACTACGCTCAAGTTCGGTCTCATCGCTCTCATCATCACCGCGCCGCTGCAGGTCATCCACGGCGACCTCTATGCTCGCCACGTCTTCGAGACCCAACCCCAGAAGTTCGCCGCCATGGAGGCCATCTGGGAGACTGACTCCTACGTCCCCGAGTACATCATCGCCTTCCCCACGAGCGTCCAGGATCTGCTCGATCCACGGGCGAAGGACATCTTCGGCATCGGCATCCCGGGTGGGGCCTCCTGGCTCGCCAGCGGTGGCGACCCACAGGCGACGATTCGGGGCCTCGAAGAGTTCGAGGGGCCACAGCCACCGGTTGCGCTCATTTTTTGGTCGTTCCGCATCATGGTCGCCCTCGGCTTCTGGTTCATCCTGCTGGCCTTCTGGGGAGCCTACCGCTGGTGGAGCGGGGAACTCCTCGAGGACGATCTCTTGCACAAGGCGTTGATGGTCTCGACGCCGCTGGGTATTCTCGCCGTCCACCTAGGGTGGATCGTCACCGAGGTCGGGCGTCAGCCTTGGATCATCCAGGACGTCATGAAGACCAGCGAAGGTGTCTCCTCGAATCTCTCCAGCACCGAGGCGACGATCACGTTGGTCGGGTTCGTCTTCGTCTACCTAGTGCTGCTCGTGCTGTACCTCTACGTCGTCGTCCGTCTCGTCCGTGCTGGCCCCCCCAGCGTATCTTCCTCGGCGACACCTGACCGTCCATCTGATAGCTCGACGGAGGCGACCGTCAATGACTAA
- a CDS encoding peroxiredoxin, translated as MEFEETSRQPGLGDRFPDLTVQTSHGEVSLPDAYEGEWFVLFSHPGDFTPVCTTEFVAFQQRSDEFEDLGVNLIGLSVDRVHSHIKWIEWIEDELDVQIEFPIIADEGGEVATRLGMLHPEMGSSTVRSVYVVDPDGVIRLELQYPMEIGRNIDEILRSIRALQTSDENDVAVPADWPNNANFGDQVLLEPPSDVATAEERLQRADEEDYDCLDWWFCLKDLD; from the coding sequence ATGGAATTCGAAGAGACTTCCCGACAACCCGGTCTAGGCGACCGATTCCCCGATCTCACCGTTCAAACCTCTCACGGAGAAGTATCACTTCCGGATGCATACGAGGGCGAGTGGTTCGTCCTGTTCAGCCACCCCGGTGACTTCACTCCTGTCTGTACCACCGAGTTCGTCGCGTTCCAGCAGCGCAGCGACGAGTTCGAAGATCTGGGTGTCAACCTGATCGGGCTCTCGGTCGATCGCGTGCACTCTCACATCAAGTGGATCGAGTGGATCGAAGACGAGCTCGACGTGCAAATCGAGTTCCCCATCATCGCCGACGAGGGGGGCGAGGTGGCGACGCGGCTCGGCATGCTCCATCCCGAGATGGGGTCGAGCACAGTCCGGTCGGTCTACGTCGTCGACCCGGACGGCGTGATTCGGCTCGAACTCCAGTATCCCATGGAGATCGGCCGAAACATCGACGAGATACTCCGGTCGATACGGGCGCTGCAGACTTCTGACGAGAACGATGTTGCCGTCCCAGCTGACTGGCCAAACAACGCGAATTTCGGCGATCAGGTCCTTCTCGAACCGCCTTCCGATGTCGCAACTGCTGAAGAGCGCCTTCAGCGGGCTGACGAAGAAGACTACGACTGTCTGGACTGGTGGTTCTGCCTCAAAGACCTCGATTGA
- a CDS encoding coenzyme F420-0:L-glutamate ligase yields MPEVTFHGLDIGRVEPNDDLVDRIVETTAEEYPLSDGDVVVVTAKVVSFAEDRLVEADEVEVTDRDRRVADITGIDPREVSVIYDESEVIGAIPIAEIGEDLLLEHAVDPEAAQEALEEVPAMLVTERNGRLCTNAGVDWSNSPGGMMTLLPEDPDESARCLREGIEERTDTELAVVVADSEIAGPGSMDLAIGCSGIEAIDSNFGQTDLYDQPKIGGVDLVADELTAGSALLFGQADEQIPVTVVRGLEYEDGEGVPNSGGVVRRGLRKSVQLTARLKAREWF; encoded by the coding sequence ATGCCAGAAGTAACATTCCACGGCCTCGACATCGGGCGAGTTGAGCCGAACGACGACCTCGTCGATCGAATCGTCGAAACGACGGCTGAAGAGTATCCCCTGTCAGACGGCGACGTCGTCGTCGTCACCGCGAAGGTCGTATCGTTCGCCGAGGATCGACTCGTCGAGGCCGATGAGGTCGAAGTTACTGACCGCGATCGGCGAGTGGCAGACATCACTGGCATCGATCCGCGGGAAGTCTCCGTGATCTACGATGAAAGCGAAGTCATCGGTGCGATCCCGATCGCAGAGATCGGCGAAGACCTGCTGTTGGAACACGCTGTCGACCCCGAGGCGGCGCAGGAAGCACTCGAGGAGGTCCCAGCGATGCTCGTGACCGAGCGCAACGGACGACTCTGTACAAACGCGGGTGTCGATTGGTCGAACAGTCCGGGCGGGATGATGACGTTGCTGCCTGAAGATCCCGACGAGAGTGCCCGTTGTCTCCGCGAGGGGATCGAAGAACGGACAGATACAGAATTGGCCGTCGTCGTGGCTGACTCGGAAATCGCTGGCCCAGGTTCGATGGACCTGGCGATCGGGTGTTCGGGAATCGAAGCGATCGATAGCAACTTCGGACAAACAGACCTGTATGATCAGCCGAAGATTGGCGGCGTTGACCTCGTCGCAGACGAGCTCACAGCCGGGTCAGCATTACTGTTCGGACAGGCGGACGAACAGATCCCCGTTACGGTCGTTCGAGGGCTAGAGTATGAAGATGGAGAGGGTGTGCCGAATTCGGGCGGTGTCGTCCGCCGCGGACTTCGCAAGAGTGTACAACTGACGGCCCGCCTGAAGGCCCGTGAATGGTTCTGA
- a CDS encoding methyltransferase family protein, with protein sequence MGAEGAVIAALIVSIVRPSHRIWPPGDISWTFWYYWGNVAITAVALATVGYADAGNFVFTGRLWTWIGGLLIVTGAAFAGWAGRTLQIHTTVGLEGELQTDGPYQYTRNPQLVGLSAVLVGVLFAVNSSYLVVGTLPVFAWIVVGAGTIPLLKERDGTAVPYIWTKQYYQNPSESN encoded by the coding sequence TTGGGAGCCGAGGGTGCGGTCATCGCGGCCCTCATCGTGAGTATCGTCCGCCCGTCGCACCGCATATGGCCGCCCGGCGACATCTCTTGGACGTTCTGGTACTATTGGGGCAACGTGGCAATCACGGCCGTCGCTCTCGCCACCGTCGGATACGCCGACGCCGGGAATTTCGTGTTTACGGGTCGCCTCTGGACCTGGATAGGAGGCCTGCTCATCGTGACAGGAGCGGCCTTTGCCGGCTGGGCTGGGCGAACACTTCAGATACACACGACCGTCGGTCTCGAAGGGGAGCTTCAGACCGACGGTCCGTACCAGTATACGCGCAACCCACAACTCGTTGGACTGTCCGCAGTTCTCGTCGGAGTACTGTTCGCCGTGAACTCGAGCTACCTGGTCGTCGGCACCCTGCCAGTATTTGCTTGGATAGTAGTAGGTGCCGGAACGATTCCACTATTAAAAGAAAGGGATGGAACAGCCGTTCCGTACATCTGGACTAAACAGTATTATCAAAATCCCTCAGAGAGTAATTAA
- a CDS encoding DUF6789 family protein, producing the protein MEPVRSALGGGVAATIALTVFLLALDVFLQGTNLFVFATFTSLCAVGGPPYCEAGSTTAAAITFFWFLALYVIAWPLLFAGFTWGLPGESGFAHGVVYGLILWSGYGITVIYEMGLGGETLAENLPMLVITVVAYLIYGLVLGGGYDHLAGHRTFLSQETT; encoded by the coding sequence ATGGAGCCAGTCAGAAGTGCCCTCGGTGGCGGTGTCGCCGCTACGATTGCCTTAACGGTATTTCTTCTGGCTCTTGACGTATTTCTACAGGGAACAAATCTATTTGTCTTCGCCACCTTCACCAGTCTGTGTGCAGTCGGCGGACCCCCATACTGTGAAGCGGGCAGCACAACAGCAGCAGCAATTACATTCTTCTGGTTTCTTGCCCTCTACGTTATCGCATGGCCGCTTCTATTCGCTGGATTCACGTGGGGACTCCCCGGAGAATCGGGCTTTGCTCACGGTGTAGTTTACGGGCTAATTCTCTGGTCAGGTTATGGTATCACCGTCATCTACGAGATGGGACTTGGAGGCGAAACACTCGCCGAGAACCTCCCGATGTTGGTCATCACGGTAGTCGCGTACCTCATCTATGGACTCGTTCTCGGCGGAGGATATGACCATCTCGCGGGCCATCGAACGTTCTTGAGTCAAGAAACAACATAG
- a CDS encoding pyridoxal phosphate-dependent aminotransferase: MTDSTTEKGGADFDGVKLLLCENPLPPIDEAIEAAADELPRSNHYTEPYSEPLRELLGDRLGVPTEHIHVNAGSELILRQLFDRFGQHVHLLTPTYPLFTEIAEQYTETRLRPDEDFQYDLQELEFPNETTLAVIVNPNNPNGGAFDMSPLPDLLETNPETRFLVDEAFVDFVGESVAPLVPEYDNLFVTQTLSKAHSLAGFRIGYAVLPASVTEDLNTNNDAYPLARPSQAAAIATLQHEAKIRKRIERLRSWTTQLATELESLGVRTFTTETYFFLADFSPHDATDVATQLRERNIFVKPLEDSQLGPGYMRVTTARPEDNDRVVAALEEIL, translated from the coding sequence ATGACAGACTCAACGACGGAGAAAGGCGGCGCTGACTTCGACGGCGTCAAACTCCTGCTGTGTGAGAACCCTTTGCCCCCGATCGACGAGGCGATCGAAGCCGCTGCGGACGAACTGCCGAGAAGTAATCACTATACAGAGCCGTACTCTGAACCGTTACGCGAGTTGCTTGGAGACCGTCTCGGCGTCCCGACCGAACACATTCACGTCAACGCTGGATCCGAGCTCATTCTCCGCCAGCTATTCGATCGATTTGGTCAGCACGTCCACCTTCTGACACCGACGTACCCGCTATTCACGGAAATCGCCGAACAGTACACCGAAACCCGGCTTCGACCAGACGAAGACTTTCAGTACGACCTTCAGGAACTGGAGTTTCCCAACGAGACGACGCTCGCAGTTATCGTCAATCCGAACAATCCGAACGGAGGCGCGTTTGACATGAGTCCGCTTCCGGATCTCCTCGAAACCAACCCTGAAACCCGGTTTCTAGTCGACGAGGCGTTCGTCGATTTCGTCGGCGAATCAGTCGCTCCTCTCGTCCCCGAGTACGACAATCTGTTCGTGACCCAGACGTTGTCGAAAGCCCACAGCCTCGCTGGCTTTCGCATTGGCTATGCGGTTCTTCCCGCCTCCGTCACCGAAGACCTGAACACAAACAACGATGCTTATCCGCTCGCACGGCCGAGCCAGGCTGCCGCGATCGCGACGCTTCAGCACGAGGCGAAGATTCGGAAGCGAATCGAACGACTCCGGTCGTGGACGACTCAACTGGCCACGGAACTCGAATCGCTTGGCGTCAGAACGTTCACAACTGAGACGTACTTTTTCCTCGCGGATTTCAGCCCGCACGATGCAACCGACGTCGCTACACAACTACGAGAGCGGAACATCTTCGTGAAACCGCTCGAAGACAGCCAGCTCGGTCCTGGATACATGCGAGTGACGACGGCCAGGCCCGAGGACAACGATCGAGTCGTCGCCGCACTCGAAGAGATTCTGTAG